Below is a window of candidate division WOR-3 bacterium DNA.
CAGCCATTGCCCGAAGGCGGATGTTGCAGTAAAAACCTTCCTCTTGCTCCTTTATCTCCACCTTCCCCCTGATTCCGAAATAGGTGAGGAAATCCTTCACTACTTTTGTGATCTCGGCTTTGAGTACTTCCGGATCATAAGGAGGAGCGGTTTCGGAGATTTGCTCGCTGGGCACACCTTCTCCGCCCATCTCTTCTTTCTTTATCTCTTCCATTTCTTTCCTCCTCTCTGGAAAATAAAACTCTCCACTAACGAGAGTAAATTAAAAGTGAGCCAATATAACTGTAATCCCGAAGGAAACTTTAAAAAGATTACAGTTAAAAAGACCGGAAAAAAGATAGTGACAAATATATTCTTCTTATCCTGACTGGTTAAAAGGTTCTGGAAAAGAAAAGAGATACCCATCAAAATCGGTAAAAGGTAAAAGGGGTCCTTTTGACTCAAATCTTTCAGCCAGAAAATAAAACCGGCCCGGCGCAGTTCAAAGGTAGACCGGAGGACGGAATAAAGTGCCCAGAAGATGGGAATTTGTGCTAAGAGGGGCAAACAACCACTTAAAGGATTCATCCGGTGGATACTATAAAGACGCAGTGTCTCCTGGTTTAAGGTCTTCGGGTCATCCTTATATTTCCTTTTCAATTCTTCCAGTTTGGGTTGGAGTTGTTGCAGTTTTCTCATCTCCCGGAGTTGGAAGCGGGTGAGGGGAAAGAGGATGCCCTTCATCAGAAAGGAGAAGATGATGATTACCAAACCGTAATTACGGAAAAGGGAATGGAGAAAGAGGAGGAGGTGGAGGATGGCCAAACTTAAAAATTTAGGCCAACCCAAAGGTATCGCCTTTGCCAAACCTTCTCCCCGCTTCGCCAAAAGTTTATACTTCAGAGGATAGAAAGATAGAGAGAAAGCCATTTTCTCTTCTGGTGTGGAGAAAAATGTACTTTTTACCCGGCGGGGAGCGGGAACGAAACGGAGAGAATCAAATTCTCCCTTCACTACCATCAAGAAGTATTTGGTAGCGAAACCGAACCAGTCCCAATCCCCTTTTTCTTTCCATTCCCCTTTTAACTTCCGGAATGGGACCTCTTTCAGCATCTTTCCTTTATAGAATAAAACTCGGAAATGGTTATAATCCTCATTCGTGTCCTGTTCGGTAAAGGATAATCCCCGATCAAAATTGATAGCGAAGGAAAATTTCCTTGCTGCTGGAGGAAGAGAGATTTCCGAGCATAACTGATAATCATCTTCTAACCAGTAAGAACGGGAAAAGAGGAATTCCCCTTCTTTTATCCAGAAGGTAATCTTAGCGGGTTGGCTTTCTCCATTCCAGATCAAAGTATCAAGACGAAAAGCGGTGCTCTCCTCTAAAACCGTTAAAGAAAAATGGGGGAAATCCCTCAATAGTTGGCAATCGTATTCTTTAAGATAGACCGAACGCACACTTCCGCCGTAGTTAGAGAGTTTAATAGCAATCTTACTATTTTCCAAGGTAAAAACTTCCCCCGGCGGGGAGAACTCTTCCTTTGTTTCTTTCGCTGGTTCTTCCTTCTTCTCGGATGGGGGACGGGGGGGAGGTGATTGGTTAGGAGAAAAGAAGATCTGATAGAGAAAGAGGATCGCCATTACCAAAACGAAGGCGAGGATTAACCTTTTTGGGTCTTCCATATTTTCTTAGCCATCCTTTCTGGAAAATCTATACCCCCAATGGAAAACGGCTGGCAGCGAAGGATGCGGAAGATAGCAAGGATTAATCCCTTTCCCAAGCCGTATTCTTTTAAAGCCAAGAGGGCGTATTCGGAGCAAGAGGGATAGAAACGACAGGCTGGGGGGAGAAAGGGAGAGAGCACTTTCTGATAGAGAATAATTAAAGAGGAGGTTAACTTTACGAGCATCTTTCAATCAAACTTAATAACCTTTCCTGAAAAGTGGTAAAGGGTAAGGTTAAAGCCCTTTCCTTTGCCCGAATCAGATAGAGAAAACCATTAGAAAAAACATCTTTATGCCGGCGATAAACCTCCCGCATTCTCCTTTTGAGGAGATTTCTCTCGGTTGCCTTCCGCACTTCCTTTTCTACCGAAAAACATAAACGGGGTGGGGAGGAATCACTCTTAGCCAATTCTGACGGTAGGTAATAGATAAGAAAATATTCATCTTCTCTCCTCTTCCCTTCCTTCTTTACCTTCACCATCTCCTTCGGCTTCTTAATAATTTCTTTCTTAGTGAGGGTCTCTCGTTTCATCCTTTTAGACCGTTAACCTCTTCCTTCCCTTGCGGCGACGCCGGCGGAGGACATTTCGGCCGCCCGGGGAAGAGATGCGGGCACGGAACCCGTGCGTTCTCTTTCGTTTCACTCTTGAAGGTTGATAAGTTCTTTTCGGCATAAAAATAATATATTGACAGATGGGGATTTGTCAATATAATAAAGATTGTGAAAAAGTTTTATTTGGGGAGGAAAAATGGCACTTTTTGATGAAGTGAAAAATATCATTGTTGAGAAGTTGAATGTCGCCCCGGAAAAAGTGACGGAGGAAGCAAAATTTCTGGAAGACCTCAATGCGGATTCTCTGGACATTGTGGAACTAGTGATGGCATTTGAAGAGAAGTTTGGTATTGAGATTCCGGATGAGGACTCTCAAAAATTGGATACCGTGGGGAAGGCGGTTAAGTATTTAGAAGAGAGATTAAAGAGTAAATGAGAAGGCGCTGCGTTGTTACCGGCTTGGGGGTGGCTACCCCTCTCGGTCTGGATTGCCAAACCTTCTTTGCCAATCTTTTGGCTGGAAGAAGTGGCATAAAGCGGATCCGCCGTTTTGATACTTCTAACCTC
It encodes the following:
- the yidD gene encoding membrane protein insertion efficiency factor YidD encodes the protein MLVKLTSSLIILYQKVLSPFLPPACRFYPSCSEYALLALKEYGLGKGLILAIFRILRCQPFSIGGIDFPERMAKKIWKTQKG
- the yidC gene encoding membrane protein insertase YidC; the protein is MEDPKRLILAFVLVMAILFLYQIFFSPNQSPPPRPPSEKKEEPAKETKEEFSPPGEVFTLENSKIAIKLSNYGGSVRSVYLKEYDCQLLRDFPHFSLTVLEESTAFRLDTLIWNGESQPAKITFWIKEGEFLFSRSYWLEDDYQLCSEISLPPAARKFSFAINFDRGLSFTEQDTNEDYNHFRVLFYKGKMLKEVPFRKLKGEWKEKGDWDWFGFATKYFLMVVKGEFDSLRFVPAPRRVKSTFFSTPEEKMAFSLSFYPLKYKLLAKRGEGLAKAIPLGWPKFLSLAILHLLLFLHSLFRNYGLVIIIFSFLMKGILFPLTRFQLREMRKLQQLQPKLEELKRKYKDDPKTLNQETLRLYSIHRMNPLSGCLPLLAQIPIFWALYSVLRSTFELRRAGFIFWLKDLSQKDPFYLLPILMGISFLFQNLLTSQDKKNIFVTIFFPVFLTVIFLKFPSGLQLYWLTFNLLSLVESFIFQRGGKKWKR
- the rpmH gene encoding 50S ribosomal protein L34, which gives rise to MPKRTYQPSRVKRKRTHGFRARISSPGGRNVLRRRRRKGRKRLTV
- the acpP gene encoding acyl carrier protein, coding for MALFDEVKNIIVEKLNVAPEKVTEEAKFLEDLNADSLDIVELVMAFEEKFGIEIPDEDSQKLDTVGKAVKYLEERLKSK
- the rnpA gene encoding ribonuclease P protein component, with protein sequence MKRETLTKKEIIKKPKEMVKVKKEGKRREDEYFLIYYLPSELAKSDSSPPRLCFSVEKEVRKATERNLLKRRMREVYRRHKDVFSNGFLYLIRAKERALTLPFTTFQERLLSLIERCS